gccgGGCCATCATGGCAACCCTTTCAGGCTCAGCCGGGAGACCTCATTCGCTGGATGGACGCTGGTGCAGGGCTTCCGTGGCTATATCTCGCAGCCAAGATGCGCGGCAGATGCGCGGGTGTACTCAGAGAGGACAGGGGGGGGCGCAtctcacggccgccgccttaTCCTTTCTTTCTCTGAGTCGTGAACTCCTGGACAGCCTCACGTTGTGTCGTGTACGCGCCATGGACCAGGGCACACAAAATCGCTAGAAGGGGGAACATACAAGGGGTCTGGCCCCAACGTGATGCTGACCAACGAATCTGGCAAAAGCAGGTTCACCCATCTGTCAGCTTCTTGAGTCTGCCCCCGTCCGTCAAGCTCCGCTGCATGTGGCGGCGGAACCAAGGAGACCACCAAGGACCCGCTGACGGCGAGTGCATTCCCCCGACTTCCCTAGCTTCATAGACCTCACTCTCAACGAAACTCTCCAAATACCAATCACATCTCGCAAGCCAAGAAGAACAGGCGAGATTTGGCATGTCCATCTGCGTCTTTCTCCAAGAAGATATAATGCCTGCACGCCTGAAGTGGCTGCAAGCCGTAGACGCCTTGACACGCGATGCACATCCTCGCGCCACCGGAGTGTTCCGGCCCTCAGGCCCGGGACTGCCCGCCTTGTGCGAGAGCGACGGGCAGCGTAAATACATGTACGTAACCaggtcagcagcagcagtcgacgacgacgacgactatgATGATCCCAACAGAACGACACCGTTCCCaaacaaaaaaaaattgCTGCCACTGCCGGGGTGCCTATGCTGCAGAGCGGGATGCCGACACTGGAACGGCTGGGCCGAGTCTTCCCCCAGATTCTCCCCCGCGAAATAGAAGACGGGACAAGGTCGCCGACCCCAGAGTACTAGCGACGATCGTGAGCCGCGGATTGTGGGATTGTGGTATTGTGGGGGGAGACTCGCggtcgctggctggctggtgacGGATGTGGAAGctgttgagcagcagcagcagcacgcccaacagccgccgcgactgACTGCGCGGCGTTGAGCCAGGCACGCCGGCGGGACGggccgtgacgacgaggaggcctCCGTCTTCGGAATGCTCAGGGACATCAGCACCTGGGAATCCGTCGGCCAAGCCAGTTCATCTCAGCCACATTTGTACGAGGACCATCATGAACGAACACGCGACGAGGAAACAGAACAGCTTTCCACGCCCTCCCGTCTCGGCGTTTGATAACATGCATGCATCATGGAGTCCaaggcgccatcgtcgcggccctcaTTACCCCGGACTGCCCCCTCTTCAATCCGGGGAACTGCATGAGAATGCAACTTTACAAGAGCCCTTTACTCACCAGAGTGGACACGACGCGCAGGATCTACGCTTATCTAGGTCAGACCCCACGATCACGAAGCGCGGCTGCCTACACGAGGCTCAGCCGTCCAGTCTGCGACAAGGGCGATTTCCCCCGGCCGGCAAGCACGCATCAACGGGCGCAAGCGTGTCATGTCGACATGAAGCGTTGCACGCGGATCCTAATAGTCTGTCCGCTGGTTCTACGCGCGCCTCTTGTGTGACAAATCACAGGCGTATCACGCGGCACGCCGCGTTGGGTACCAAAACCTCTGGGCTACCGAGTTTCTCTAACGTAACAGGGGCTTCAGACGTTCATCGACCCAGAGGCGAAGCGTGAGCAGCTTCGCCACTCCGGACATCTTACGCGTACGGGCCTTTCCGCCACTCGAATTCCTCTCAAGTGGTGACGTGATGGCGGAAAGGGGCtgcgtgatgatgatgacttACTCAGTACCTCTCCGATCTTGTCGCTAAGGTCCACAACTGGAGGGCGTGGCGGATATGACCGGACTTTGCCTGGAGCCCTCCATCGCGGCAGCCGAAGACTTGAAGTGAGACATGGCATCCGTTTTATTCAAAATGTGACGCCCAGATCCGGGAGCTTGGTCGGACGGCCGAGCATGTGCGAGCGAGCATACAGGCTAACGGCCGAGAGACGACCGAGCGAGGGGGATACGTTGGGGTGGATTGGGTCAACACAGCGAGGGAGTGGCGAGCCTGCTCAAATGCTACGTGGCATCATGCTGAAGAGACCCGGCGGGCCCGTGGAGAGTTCAGTGATTATTCTTGCGAGTATCTCCTTGGTCAGCAGGAGCCACTGGCTCTGCGCTGTTTTCTGTAGTGCCTGGGTGTCCGTACGCGTAGCATGGCCAGTCTGTCTATTATTGATGTCCTCATGGAAAtttttaatttttttttttttttgagtCCGGAAGAGGCGCCGAAGCATATGCAGTCGTGTCTACAGCTCTGGCGCATCCGAGGGGCAAGAATTCTCCAGTGAGTGTCAAGGTCCCTCTAGCTTTGTGTCGTTACCCAAAGGTTCGGTCCCTGCTCTCTGGTTGTTCAGCTTCCTTAAATACATGTTTCGTCGAGGATTTGCCCGAGGAGAGTCCAGTGCAGTCGGTGCTTCCCGAGCCGAAATCGGAGGGTTTGAAGATGATACTAGCCGGCTCACAGGCCGACTCAACATTTATAATGCCTACTGTACTTGGGCTTTTAAACAGGCTTATAACCTTGTTAGTTTTTACGCAAAGTGCGGTATTGACGAGAGTAGCTGGGCATTGATGTTTTCGTCAAGAAAGCCAGGAGACATTACTAGGTGTAGTGGGACAGGGGGCCAtgacctgcagcagcacagcactgCGCATGCGTGCCCAACTCAGTCTCCACGTCACCGAAATTTGCCTATTCAAGGACACATGCAGGTTTTCATGGCATTTCTCCAGTCAATTGATTACATCGACTAGCAAAAATAAATAATTTCGCTACACAATGACTGAGTGTCGTTGAGCATGCCGCATCGTGACGCCAAGCCAGTGCCGACCGCATCACGTGCCTGGTCACGGGCACCCCTGCAGCCAATCAGCACCCGAACAATGTAatcccgcagcagcagcaccggcaacTCGCTTCAGTGAAGGCGGCAAAAGTCCACCACGTCAATccgacgcctcctcctcctcctgctcctccaccaccaccgcagcctcagctctcgccctcgacccgCGCAGTCGGCCGCCCCGCGACACTCCGTCGATTGCGACCTCcccgctgctcgctcgctctccttCCCCCGTCGACCGACCCTGACATGGCGCCGGCTCTGactgcctcggcggcgatgggcgtcgtcgcccggcgacagctcctcgtcccgaccaccgcctcgtccgcgccccgcgtcgccgtccggATACTCGCACAGCAGCGCGGCTACGCGACACCAAagggcccccctcccgccaACTTCCGCACGAGCAGGCGCACCGAGTGGCCGTGGGACAAGGAGAGCACGCTCGACCGCATGGGCAAATTCTTCCTCTTGACCGAGATGGCGAGGGGAATGTACGTCCTGCTCGAGCAATTCTTCCGGCCTCCGTACGTCTCACGTCTCCCCGGCGGATCCCATCTGGGTCTCGGCAGCGTACCCAAAGACAATGGCTGACGTGCCGACAGGTACACCATCTTCTATCCCTTTGAAAAGGTAAAGAACGCACACCATCCTGAGCGGGCGCCGATTTCCACGAACAAGCCATTGACCTCTCAACCAGGGACCCATCTCCCCCCGATTCCGTGGCGAGCACGCCCTCCGACGATACCCCTCTGGCGAAGAGCGCTGCATTGCCTGCAAGCTGTGCGAAGCTGTGCGTACACACCCGTCTCCGCTCATCCGAACCGCCCCGCGAGGCCGCTCGGCAATGATGATAGCGGCGGCTCGCTCTCTCTTCACAACACGATGCAGCCCGCTGACGCGATGACGAAATAGATTTGCCCGGCTCAAGCCATCAccatcgaggccgaggagcgtGCCGATGGCTCCCGCCGTACCACCCGTTATGATATCGACATGACCAAGTGCATCTACTGCGGCTTCTGCCAGGAGTCGtgccccgtcgacgccatcgtcgagagCCCCAACGCCGAGTACGCCACCGAGACGAGGGAAGAGCTTCTGTACAACAAGGGTACGTTTCTACCGATAGTTTTCACCACGCCCAACCGGAGCACAGTCATGTCGTCGCGCGTGTGTGTCACGTCACGCACCGGCCATACCCTCCAACCTACTGCCCTCAGCATGCTGTTCCAACTGAAGCCCCGCTAACTCCTCTGCAGAGAAGTTGCTCTCCAACGGCGACAAGTGGGAGCCCGAACTGGCAgccgccatccgcgccgaCTCGCCGTACCGGTAAATCAccgcgccatcgacgacgacgacgacgacacccgCACGCCCGCTCTGccgagagccgccgcccatctcTTGActtcggtggcggcgacagcggcagcggcagccaaaTACACACCACCTGTTGTTACCACAAAAATCCCA
Above is a genomic segment from Purpureocillium takamizusanense chromosome 2, complete sequence containing:
- the NdufS8 gene encoding ndufs8, ubiquinone oxidoreductase 23 kd subunit (EggNog:ENOG503NVE7~COG:C) — translated: MAPALTASAAMGVVARRQLLVPTTASSAPRVAVRILAQQRGYATPKGPPPANFRTSRRTEWPWDKESTLDRMGKFFLLTEMARGMYVLLEQFFRPPYTIFYPFEKGPISPRFRGEHALRRYPSGEERCIACKLCEAICPAQAITIEAEERADGSRRTTRYDIDMTKCIYCGFCQESCPVDAIVESPNAEYATETREELLYNKEKLLSNGDKWEPELAAAIRADSPYR